In Gavia stellata isolate bGavSte3 chromosome 28, bGavSte3.hap2, whole genome shotgun sequence, a single genomic region encodes these proteins:
- the LOC104255871 gene encoding olfactory receptor 5J3-like: MAEGNHTVVTEFILLGFTDNLKLQVLLFMVFLLIYLLTLVGNLGMIVLIRIDCKLHTPMYFFISSLSFLDVSYSTIIIPSTLMTFVAETKVISYTACTAQLFLFCIAVTAECYLLAVMAYDRFIAICNPLLYTVIMSKRFCVLLVCGSYFMSCMNATIQTLFIFHLSFCNSNIINHFFCDVPPILKLSCSDTYIADLVHFTCATVLVISTMLLILISYVCIGFTIHKIKSAKGRCKAFSTCASHMSAVTMFYGTGSFMYLRPSSKYSVEHDKIISVFYTLAIPMLNPMIYSLRNKEVKEALRRILITEMFAHSLFILQWITDRHISVICHY; encoded by the coding sequence ATGGCAGAAGGGAATCATACTGTGGTGACTGAGTTTATCTTGTTGGGATTCACAGACAATCTGAAGTTGCAGGTCCTTCTCTTCATGGTGTTTCTACTGATCTACCTGTTGACCCTAGTGGGAAATCTGGGGATGATTGTGCTCATCCGGATTGACTGCAagctccacacccccatgtacttcttcatTAGCAGCCTTTCCTTCTTAGATGTCAGCTACTCCACCATCATTATACCTAGCACACTCATGACCTTTGTGGCTGAGACAAAAGTCATATCCTACACAGCATGCACAGCTCAGCTCTTCCTATTCTGCATCGCAGTGACAGCAGAGTGCTACCTCCTGGCCGTGATGGCATATGACCGTTTTATAGCCATCTGCAACCCCTTGCTCTACACTGTCATTATGTCCAAGAGGTTCTGCGTGCTCCTTGTGTGTGGCTCCTACTTCATGAGCTGCATGAATGCAACTATTCagacattatttattttccaccTGTCCTTCTGCAATTCCAACATCATCAATCATTTCTTCTGCGATGTGCCTCCCATCCTGAAGCTCTCCTGCTCTGACACTTATATCGCTGACCTGGTCCATTTCACCTGTGCTACTGTGCTCGTCATCTCAACCATGCTCCTCATTCTTATCTCTTATGTCTGCATTGGGTTTACCATCCACAAGATTAAATCCGCCAAAGGCAGAtgcaaagccttttccacctgtGCTTCCCACATGAGTGCTGTCACCATGTTCTATGGGACAGGCTCCTTCATGTACCTACGGCCCAGTTCAAAATACTCTGTGGAGCACGACAAGATCATCTCTGTGTTTTATACTCTGGCAATTCCCATGCTGAACCCTATGATTTATAGTCTGAGGAACAAGGAAGTCAAAGAAGCCCTTCGAAGGATA